The following proteins are encoded in a genomic region of Prosthecobacter sp. SYSU 5D2:
- a CDS encoding sulfatase-like hydrolase/transferase yields MKRLLFLPVLLLLTAALHAERPNIVFIYADDWGWGDLACHGHPHLKTPNLDRLAKEGTDFQQFVVCNPVCSPSRTAIVTGQYPARHRVHQHFAGHEENVARGMPDWLDPKATLLPRLMKEAGYKTAHFGKWHLSGGGRGMTPPLPAEYGYDDAAVWTGPGKSVFEGTDMADAGNAAHDKHKASFLTTAATEHALRFIREAGEKPFFINLWLHETHHLVSATEEDKKAYPDTAEPQRTYYSAITRADKQLGRVLALLDEKGLADNTIVFFSSDNGPENSMAEPGQKFYYSQGVTGGLRGRKRSLYMGGVNVPFIVRWPGVVPADRVDKTSVLAGVDVMPTVLAAAGIQPPAGWQPDGTDITAALKGETFTRPSPLFWEWRGPNSKEADWPQLAMRDGNHTLVMNYDESSVELYDLAQDRAQKTNLAKTEPDRAARMLGAIRTWQKTLPVPTPPENVPTKRNAAPATTKPPQAGKTSPKDLHVAFKRWDKDADGNLTLAEYTDGLSKKDNAAGRFKNFDHDGDGKVSVKEFTER; encoded by the coding sequence ATGAAACGTCTGCTATTTCTCCCTGTCCTTCTTCTCCTGACCGCCGCCCTGCATGCGGAGCGGCCTAACATTGTGTTCATCTACGCGGATGACTGGGGTTGGGGAGACCTGGCGTGTCATGGGCATCCGCATTTGAAGACGCCGAACCTGGACCGGTTGGCAAAGGAGGGGACGGATTTTCAGCAGTTTGTGGTGTGCAATCCGGTGTGCTCGCCCAGCCGCACGGCCATCGTTACCGGGCAGTATCCGGCGCGGCATCGGGTGCATCAACACTTTGCGGGCCATGAGGAAAACGTCGCACGCGGCATGCCGGACTGGCTGGATCCAAAGGCCACCCTGCTGCCCCGGCTGATGAAGGAGGCGGGTTACAAAACCGCTCATTTTGGCAAATGGCATCTCTCTGGTGGCGGGCGTGGAATGACCCCGCCGCTGCCAGCGGAATATGGGTATGACGATGCTGCCGTATGGACGGGTCCGGGGAAAAGTGTCTTCGAAGGAACGGACATGGCTGATGCCGGCAATGCGGCCCACGACAAGCACAAGGCCTCTTTTCTGACCACTGCCGCTACGGAACATGCGCTGCGGTTTATCCGCGAGGCAGGGGAGAAGCCGTTTTTCATCAACTTGTGGCTCCACGAAACGCACCATCTGGTCTCTGCCACGGAAGAGGACAAGAAGGCCTACCCGGATACGGCGGAACCGCAGCGCACTTATTACTCCGCCATCACGCGGGCGGACAAGCAGCTCGGCCGGGTGCTGGCGTTGCTGGATGAAAAGGGGCTCGCGGATAACACGATTGTGTTTTTCTCCAGCGACAACGGCCCCGAAAACTCCATGGCGGAGCCAGGACAAAAGTTCTACTACAGCCAGGGCGTGACCGGCGGTCTTCGTGGTCGGAAACGCAGCCTGTACATGGGCGGCGTGAATGTGCCCTTCATCGTCCGCTGGCCCGGCGTGGTGCCTGCGGACCGGGTAGATAAAACGAGCGTACTCGCCGGTGTGGACGTCATGCCCACTGTATTGGCCGCAGCCGGAATCCAGCCACCGGCTGGCTGGCAGCCGGACGGCACCGACATCACAGCCGCTCTGAAAGGAGAGACCTTTACGCGCCCCTCACCGCTCTTCTGGGAATGGCGCGGGCCGAATTCCAAAGAGGCAGACTGGCCGCAACTGGCCATGCGCGACGGCAACCATACGCTGGTGATGAATTACGATGAAAGCAGCGTAGAGCTTTATGACCTGGCCCAGGATCGTGCCCAGAAGACCAACCTGGCCAAAACGGAGCCTGACCGCGCCGCCCGGATGCTGGGTGCCATCCGCACCTGGCAGAAGACCCTGCCAGTGCCCACTCCGCCTGAAAACGTCCCCACGAAAAGAAATGCCGCGCCAGCTACCACTAAACCGCCCCAGGCAGGGAAGACATCACCCAAGGATCTGCACGTCGCTTTCAAACGCTGGGACAAAGATGCTGACGGCAACCTGACTCTGGCCGAATACACTGACGGCCTGTCCAAAAAAGACAACGCCGCAGGCCGCTTCAAAAACTTCGACCACGACGGTGACGGCAAGGTAAGTGTGAAAGAATTTACCGAGCGGTAA
- a CDS encoding cysteine desulfurase family protein: MPAYFDHNATTPLHPAAREAWLQASDRHWHNASSLYREAGLTSQALEAAREALGDLLGVEPERVVFTSGATESNNALFAGLSKCLPPDAVVAISAIEHPSVREAARAWLGRGRVLEIPVDPQGIVQPAILKALILQHGPALVSVMAANNESGVLQPWPELRELCRENGVHFHTDAAQWMGKLPAEALGTCNYITGSAHKFGGPKGTGFLVLADAAESFPLLLGGPQEHGHRAGTENYPGIAAMLAALKAANQNLGETSLKQSRYRDAFAAQMKQTFPGLRIISAGAPRLWNTVLMVMPRHDNLKWLTRLTRRGFAISTGSACSSGKEGSSVVVQALGASWEELKRVVRVSGGWDTSETDWRDLAGAFAEVGAELDEGGKGRAGTSSNPVMPSQFWD, from the coding sequence GTGCCTGCCTACTTTGACCACAACGCCACCACCCCTCTCCATCCTGCCGCCCGCGAGGCCTGGCTGCAGGCCAGTGACCGGCATTGGCACAATGCCTCCAGCCTTTACCGCGAAGCCGGCCTGACCAGCCAGGCGCTGGAGGCCGCCCGCGAGGCTCTGGGCGACCTGCTGGGCGTGGAGCCTGAGCGTGTGGTCTTTACCTCTGGAGCCACGGAATCCAACAACGCTCTGTTTGCAGGCCTGTCCAAGTGCCTGCCGCCGGATGCAGTGGTGGCCATTTCTGCCATTGAGCACCCCAGTGTGCGGGAGGCCGCGCGCGCCTGGCTGGGGCGGGGCCGGGTGTTGGAAATCCCTGTGGATCCTCAGGGCATCGTGCAGCCCGCCATCTTGAAAGCCTTGATCCTCCAGCACGGGCCTGCACTGGTCTCCGTGATGGCGGCCAACAATGAAAGCGGCGTCCTCCAGCCCTGGCCGGAACTGCGGGAACTCTGCCGGGAAAATGGTGTACATTTCCATACCGATGCCGCGCAGTGGATGGGCAAACTGCCGGCCGAAGCGCTGGGCACCTGCAACTACATCACCGGCAGTGCTCACAAATTTGGCGGACCCAAGGGTACCGGGTTTTTGGTTCTTGCTGATGCCGCCGAAAGCTTTCCTCTGCTTCTCGGCGGACCTCAGGAGCACGGGCATCGCGCGGGCACGGAAAATTATCCTGGCATTGCGGCCATGCTGGCAGCTCTGAAAGCGGCGAACCAAAACCTGGGCGAAACGTCTCTGAAACAAAGCCGCTACCGGGATGCTTTCGCCGCCCAAATGAAGCAGACCTTCCCCGGCCTGCGCATCATTTCAGCGGGCGCTCCCCGCCTGTGGAACACCGTCCTTATGGTCATGCCCCGGCACGACAACCTGAAGTGGCTCACCCGCCTGACCCGCCGTGGCTTCGCCATCTCCACCGGCTCTGCCTGCAGTTCCGGCAAAGAAGGCTCCTCCGTCGTCGTTCAGGCCCTCGGCGCCAGCTGGGAGGAGCTAAAACGCGTGGTCCGCGTCAGCGGCGGCTGGGACACTTCGGAGACTGACTGGCGGGATCTGGCAGGGGCATTTGCAGAGGTGGGCGCGGAGCTGGATGAGGGAGGCAAAGGGCGGGCTGGAACTTCTTCAAACCCTGTCATGCCGTCTCAGTTCTGGGATTGA
- a CDS encoding FAD-dependent oxidoreductase, whose product MPASPQASIELKRRAFLRAAFSGAVITPGVMGAEQVEKVIAGQEGSFHEAARDIPYVQDADVIVCGAGPAGVSAAIMAARAGAQVRLFEWRGCLGGVWTAGLLGWFADFDKPGFNQELIRHLDERNARRGPNVRAFSYDPEAVKLLLEELCVEAGVKFQYHTRVAAVYKEGRRLTTVVTDSKSGRQAWRAPVFIDTTGDGDLGALAGCEFEIGEAADCPCQPMSLNALLMVKDVEAMRDFVRLGDRLPGEPTDSEKKDRIRAEIERTGHFPSYSRPTLWQVRDNLVCAMFNHEYGVKPFDSAQVTEATVRARREMNLMIAGLRKLGGPWEGIQIAATAEQIGVRDGRRIRGRYVMTQKDLVEGARQPDAVTRATFPVDIHAASKEANKEKGYHNAGIRAKPYDIPLRALIARDVDGLMMAGRCISGDFIAHSSYRVTGNAVAMGEAAGVVAAIAARTGKLPHEVDWGEGLAKLQSLGLRP is encoded by the coding sequence ATGCCTGCTTCCCCCCAAGCCTCCATTGAATTGAAGCGCCGCGCTTTTTTGCGTGCGGCCTTTAGCGGAGCCGTCATCACACCGGGTGTGATGGGGGCGGAGCAGGTGGAAAAGGTGATCGCCGGACAGGAAGGATCTTTTCATGAGGCGGCGCGTGACATCCCCTATGTGCAGGATGCGGACGTGATCGTCTGCGGTGCCGGACCGGCGGGGGTGAGCGCGGCCATCATGGCGGCACGGGCCGGGGCACAGGTGCGCTTGTTTGAATGGCGCGGCTGTCTGGGCGGCGTGTGGACGGCAGGCTTGCTGGGGTGGTTTGCGGATTTTGACAAACCGGGCTTCAATCAGGAGCTGATCCGCCACCTGGATGAGCGGAATGCGCGGCGGGGCCCCAATGTGCGGGCCTTTAGCTATGATCCGGAGGCGGTGAAGCTGCTGCTGGAGGAACTGTGTGTGGAGGCGGGCGTGAAGTTCCAATATCATACGCGAGTGGCGGCGGTGTATAAGGAGGGCCGTCGGCTGACGACGGTGGTGACGGATTCCAAATCCGGCCGCCAAGCCTGGCGGGCCCCGGTGTTCATTGATACCACGGGCGATGGTGATCTGGGCGCGCTGGCGGGTTGCGAATTTGAAATCGGCGAGGCGGCGGACTGCCCCTGCCAACCGATGTCCCTGAACGCGCTGCTGATGGTGAAGGATGTGGAGGCAATGCGCGATTTTGTCCGCCTGGGCGACCGGCTGCCGGGCGAGCCGACCGACAGTGAAAAGAAGGATCGCATACGCGCGGAGATCGAGCGCACTGGCCACTTCCCATCCTACAGCCGGCCGACTCTGTGGCAGGTGCGGGACAATCTGGTCTGCGCCATGTTTAACCATGAGTATGGCGTGAAGCCCTTCGATTCCGCTCAGGTGACGGAGGCCACAGTTCGCGCACGGCGGGAGATGAACCTCATGATCGCAGGACTGCGCAAGCTTGGCGGACCCTGGGAGGGCATCCAAATCGCCGCAACGGCGGAGCAAATCGGCGTACGCGATGGCCGCCGCATCCGGGGCCGTTATGTGATGACGCAGAAGGACTTGGTGGAAGGTGCACGCCAGCCGGATGCGGTCACCCGGGCGACCTTCCCGGTGGACATCCATGCCGCCAGCAAAGAAGCGAACAAAGAAAAAGGCTACCACAATGCCGGCATCCGCGCAAAGCCGTATGACATCCCGCTACGGGCGCTGATCGCCCGGGATGTGGACGGCCTCATGATGGCCGGGCGCTGCATCAGTGGTGATTTTATCGCGCATTCCAGCTACCGAGTGACCGGCAATGCCGTGGCCATGGGCGAGGCGGCGGGCGTGGTGGCAGCCATCGCCGCCCGGACCGGCAAGCTTCCACACGAGGTGGACTGGGGCGAGGGGCTGGCCAAATTGCAATCGCTTGGGTTGCGCCCCTGA
- a CDS encoding FAD-dependent oxidoreductase yields the protein MPASPDLKRRSFLRAAFTGAVITPGIMSAAEVEKVIAESNDTFNEPGRDLPLVEDADVIVCGAGPAGIAAAITAARAGARVRLFEWRGCLGGIWTAGLLGYFLDFEKPGLAKELRDKLDERDARANSTSARRFCYDPEALKMLLEEMCVEAGVKFQLHTRVAAAYREGRKLTTVVTESKSGRQAWSAPVFIDTTGDGDLGAHAGCEFEIGEAADCPCQPMSLNALLMVKDVEALREFVRFGKPNEGENTDSEKKKRIKEAIVSTGHFPSYAGSTLWHVRGNLVFAMLNHEYGIKPWDAAEITAATVRARAEMNKMVSGLRSLGGPWEGIQIVATAEQIGVRDGRRIRGRFTVTQADLEKGARYDDGVTRATFGVDVHATTADHNQNKAPIHATNIKVKPYDIPLRALIAKDVDGLMMAGRCISGDFISHSSYRVTGNAVSMGEAAGVIAALAAKSKRPPHEVAWSEGEAKLAEIGQRV from the coding sequence ATGCCAGCATCTCCTGATCTTAAACGCCGCTCCTTTCTCCGCGCCGCCTTTACCGGTGCCGTCATTACCCCCGGCATCATGTCTGCCGCCGAAGTAGAAAAAGTGATCGCGGAGAGTAACGACACTTTTAATGAGCCAGGACGGGACCTGCCACTGGTGGAGGATGCGGATGTCATCGTCTGCGGTGCCGGGCCTGCGGGCATCGCTGCGGCCATCACGGCGGCACGGGCGGGGGCACGGGTGCGCCTGTTTGAATGGCGCGGCTGCCTGGGTGGCATCTGGACGGCGGGCCTGCTGGGCTACTTCCTGGACTTTGAAAAACCGGGCCTCGCCAAGGAGCTGCGGGACAAGCTGGATGAGCGCGATGCGCGGGCCAATTCCACCAGCGCACGACGTTTTTGCTATGACCCTGAAGCGCTGAAAATGCTGCTGGAGGAAATGTGCGTGGAGGCCGGGGTGAAGTTCCAGCTTCACACGCGGGTAGCCGCTGCCTACCGCGAGGGGCGCAAGCTGACCACAGTCGTCACCGAGTCCAAATCTGGCCGCCAGGCCTGGAGCGCACCCGTGTTCATTGACACCACCGGCGATGGCGACCTGGGCGCCCATGCCGGGTGCGAATTTGAGATCGGCGAAGCAGCAGACTGCCCCTGCCAGCCGATGTCCCTGAATGCGTTGCTAATGGTGAAGGATGTCGAAGCGCTGCGGGAATTCGTCCGTTTTGGCAAACCCAATGAGGGTGAAAACACCGACAGCGAGAAGAAAAAACGCATCAAAGAGGCCATCGTCAGCACCGGTCATTTTCCCTCCTATGCGGGTTCTACCCTATGGCATGTGCGGGGAAATCTGGTCTTTGCGATGCTGAACCATGAGTATGGCATCAAGCCCTGGGACGCCGCAGAAATCACCGCCGCAACGGTGCGTGCGCGCGCGGAGATGAACAAGATGGTCAGCGGCCTGCGCAGCCTTGGCGGCCCCTGGGAAGGCATCCAGATTGTCGCCACAGCAGAGCAGATTGGCGTCCGCGATGGCCGCCGCATCCGTGGCCGTTTCACGGTCACGCAGGCGGACCTTGAAAAGGGGGCGCGTTATGACGACGGCGTCACCCGCGCCACTTTTGGTGTGGATGTGCATGCGACGACGGCGGATCATAACCAAAACAAGGCCCCCATCCATGCCACCAACATCAAAGTGAAGCCTTATGATATCCCGCTGCGGGCGCTGATCGCCAAGGACGTGGACGGACTGATGATGGCGGGGCGCTGCATCAGCGGTGACTTTATCTCCCACTCCAGCTACCGCGTGACCGGCAACGCCGTGTCCATGGGCGAAGCCGCCGGCGTCATTGCCGCCCTCGCGGCGAAGTCCAAGCGCCCGCCGCATGAAGTGGCCTGGAGCGAGGGTGAAGCCAAGCTGGCTGAGATCGGCCAGCGGGTGTAA
- a CDS encoding hydrolase translates to MIVYIDVDDTLVRTVGTTRIPMTAVIDHVRQLKADGAELYLWSAGGAEYCRQTAAELGLTDCFIAYLPKPRIMIDDQEVREWVFCSTYHPNSCTGRSLADYLAIP, encoded by the coding sequence ATGATTGTTTACATTGATGTCGATGACACCTTGGTTCGCACTGTAGGAACGACCCGCATTCCGATGACGGCAGTGATCGACCATGTAAGACAACTCAAAGCAGATGGTGCCGAACTTTACCTTTGGAGTGCGGGTGGGGCAGAGTATTGCAGACAGACTGCTGCAGAGCTTGGCCTCACCGACTGTTTTATCGCCTATCTCCCCAAACCTCGGATCATGATTGACGATCAGGAGGTTAGAGAGTGGGTTTTCTGCAGCACCTATCATCCGAACTCATGTACTGGTCGTTCCCTTGCCGATTATCTGGCCATACCTTGA
- the prfA gene encoding peptide chain release factor 1: MDYAPIIATKRTRFELLEELMGQPGFFDDPKKSGELTREHRTLGNLLQSWDEYQKQLTELAESQEMLKAGDEEFAAMAAAEIPLIEKRVEKLEEQVQFSILPPDPLEGRDALVEIRAGTGGDEASLFAADLVRMYSRFAETRGWKVETLESSPSDVGGFKEIVMKVAGEDVFRVMKYESGVHRVQRVPATEAQGRIHTSAATVAVLPEAEEVDFELKTDEVRIEVCRSSGAGGQGVNTTDSAVQVMHIPTGTIVRCQDGRSQIKNKEKALTILRSRLLERKQQEEAAKYSAHRRNLIGSGGREEKIRTYNYPQNRVTDHRIEMTVYNLDMFMEGRVDPILDALLASDLQERLAEAGLK; this comes from the coding sequence ATGGACTACGCCCCAATCATCGCCACCAAACGCACCCGCTTTGAGCTCCTCGAAGAATTGATGGGACAGCCGGGGTTTTTTGACGATCCCAAAAAATCCGGGGAGCTCACCCGTGAGCACCGTACCCTGGGGAACCTGCTGCAAAGCTGGGACGAATACCAAAAACAGCTCACCGAACTGGCCGAAAGCCAGGAAATGCTGAAAGCTGGCGATGAAGAATTTGCCGCCATGGCCGCAGCGGAAATCCCGCTCATCGAAAAACGCGTGGAGAAGTTGGAGGAGCAGGTGCAGTTTTCCATCCTGCCGCCGGATCCGCTGGAAGGACGCGATGCCCTGGTGGAAATCCGCGCCGGCACCGGGGGGGATGAGGCCTCCCTTTTCGCCGCCGACCTGGTGCGCATGTACAGCCGCTTTGCCGAAACCCGCGGCTGGAAGGTGGAGACGCTGGAGTCCAGCCCGTCCGATGTGGGCGGCTTTAAGGAAATCGTCATGAAAGTGGCCGGGGAGGATGTCTTCCGCGTCATGAAGTATGAGAGCGGGGTGCATCGCGTGCAGCGTGTGCCCGCCACGGAAGCCCAGGGCCGCATCCACACCTCCGCTGCCACCGTCGCCGTGCTGCCTGAGGCGGAGGAAGTGGACTTTGAACTGAAGACCGATGAAGTCCGCATCGAGGTCTGCCGCTCCTCCGGGGCGGGTGGACAGGGAGTGAATACGACGGACTCCGCCGTGCAGGTCATGCACATCCCCACCGGCACCATCGTCCGCTGCCAGGACGGCCGCAGCCAGATCAAAAACAAAGAAAAAGCCCTCACCATCCTGCGCTCGCGCCTGCTGGAAAGAAAGCAGCAGGAAGAAGCCGCCAAATACTCCGCTCACCGCCGCAACCTCATTGGCAGTGGTGGCCGTGAAGAAAAAATCCGCACGTATAACTATCCCCAAAACCGGGTGACGGACCACCGCATCGAAATGACGGTGTACAACCTGGACATGTTCATGGAAGGCCGGGTGGATCCCATCCTGGACGCCCTGCTGGCCAGCGATCTCCAGGAGCGTCTGGCCGAGGCAGGACTGAAGTAA
- the rpmE gene encoding 50S ribosomal protein L31: protein MKEEGHPTVYETTITCTCGAVYQTISTVQNLKIGICAGCHPYFTGEQRFIDTAGRVDKFAQRYGSTRVRRAAPKLSDVSA from the coding sequence ATGAAAGAAGAAGGCCACCCAACGGTTTACGAAACCACCATCACCTGCACCTGCGGCGCAGTTTACCAGACCATCTCCACGGTGCAGAACCTGAAGATCGGTATTTGTGCAGGTTGCCACCCCTACTTCACCGGTGAGCAGCGCTTCATTGACACCGCTGGCCGTGTGGACAAGTTCGCCCAGCGTTACGGCAGCACCCGCGTCCGCCGTGCCGCTCCGAAGCTCAGCGACGTTTCCGCTTAG
- a CDS encoding sulfatase, translating into MTKLLLTLLMLGSSCAAEPTRPNIVLIFADDLGYGDLGCYGSGKIKTPHLDALARDGLRFTSFYAQAVCGPSRAALMTGCYPVRVGEPDNKKNAHTVLHAKEITMAEVLRDAGYATACIGKWHLGAHSKTSPTGFDPATMPNAQGFDEFYGTPLYNGYTVKVADAKFRSTILRNEEVVVPAVESWDQITQDYTRESLDFIRRHREKPFFLYLAHNMPHIPVGASERFKGKSAGGPYGDAVEEIDWSCGEIVKMLRELGLAENTLVVFTSDNGPWIETTHGMKPNGKRFIPRDHSGSADPLRGYKMLTWEGGLRVPCIAWWPGKIPAGTESDAITSTIDLMPTFAALAGGKVPDDRIIDGRDLRALLQGPVKAASPHDAFFYYCHTHLQAVRSGKWKFVRKRPEHPPWVGFSGRFAGNAVEELSLYDLDNDIGETTNVAAGHPEVLARLRQLAHEARMDLGDYDHTGSGARFFDGPAPERKAGGGGAAKKMQKKKNQ; encoded by the coding sequence ATGACCAAGTTACTTCTGACACTGCTGATGCTCGGGTCATCATGCGCTGCCGAGCCGACGCGCCCCAACATCGTCCTAATCTTCGCCGATGACCTCGGCTACGGCGATCTGGGATGCTACGGCTCGGGAAAAATCAAGACGCCGCATCTCGACGCACTGGCCCGTGACGGTCTGAGATTCACCAGCTTCTATGCCCAGGCCGTCTGCGGCCCATCGCGGGCGGCGCTGATGACCGGCTGCTACCCGGTGCGCGTGGGCGAGCCGGACAACAAAAAGAACGCGCACACGGTCCTGCATGCCAAGGAGATCACGATGGCGGAGGTGCTGCGCGATGCGGGCTATGCCACCGCCTGCATCGGAAAATGGCATCTCGGCGCGCACTCGAAGACATCGCCCACCGGGTTTGATCCCGCCACGATGCCAAACGCGCAAGGCTTTGATGAGTTCTATGGTACCCCGCTCTACAACGGCTACACCGTGAAGGTCGCCGACGCGAAGTTCCGCAGTACCATCCTGCGCAATGAGGAAGTCGTGGTACCGGCGGTTGAATCGTGGGACCAAATAACGCAGGACTACACGCGCGAATCGCTCGACTTCATCCGGCGTCATCGGGAGAAGCCCTTCTTCCTCTACCTCGCGCACAACATGCCGCACATCCCAGTAGGCGCTTCGGAGCGCTTCAAAGGCAAGAGCGCGGGTGGTCCCTATGGCGATGCGGTGGAAGAGATCGACTGGAGCTGCGGCGAGATCGTGAAGATGTTACGCGAGCTCGGTCTCGCGGAGAACACGCTGGTGGTCTTCACCTCCGACAACGGCCCTTGGATCGAGACGACGCATGGGATGAAGCCGAACGGAAAGCGCTTCATCCCTCGCGATCATTCTGGCAGCGCCGATCCCCTGCGCGGCTACAAGATGCTGACCTGGGAGGGCGGTCTGCGTGTGCCCTGCATTGCCTGGTGGCCGGGAAAAATCCCCGCTGGCACGGAGAGCGACGCGATCACTTCCACCATCGATTTGATGCCAACCTTCGCCGCGCTGGCTGGCGGCAAGGTCCCTGATGACCGAATCATCGATGGTCGTGATCTCAGAGCCTTGTTGCAGGGGCCAGTGAAGGCAGCCTCACCTCACGATGCTTTCTTTTATTACTGCCACACGCATCTCCAGGCCGTGCGCAGCGGGAAATGGAAATTCGTCAGGAAGCGCCCTGAGCATCCGCCCTGGGTGGGCTTCAGCGGGCGCTTTGCGGGCAATGCGGTGGAAGAGCTCTCGCTCTATGATCTCGACAACGACATCGGCGAGACCACCAATGTCGCCGCCGGACATCCCGAGGTTCTCGCCCGCTTGCGCCAGCTCGCCCATGAGGCGCGCATGGACCTTGGCGACTACGACCACACCGGCAGCGGTGCGCGCTTCTTCGATGGCCCCGCCCCGGAGAGGAAAGCAGGTGGCGGCGGAGCGGCAAAGAAGATGCAGAAAAAGAAAAACCAATGA
- a CDS encoding LON peptidase substrate-binding domain-containing protein: MDETSQSHCSFPLPDTMPVMVLGDCYLFPGCLLPLFIFEERYRLMLAEALRTDRMFCIGTRVRNADDRYEILPVSTAGLIRACKKQDDGTSHVMLQGIRRIRFNDYKQEKPFVMANIEPMPTVIETETGYINELKDRALDLLPDANSCAGEAMRNLRTALLKIECPDLVCDILAYHFIRRAPAQQSLLVEPVLEKRYDILIAELEKLQAES, encoded by the coding sequence ATGGACGAAACCAGCCAGAGCCATTGTTCCTTTCCCCTCCCGGATACCATGCCGGTCATGGTGCTGGGGGACTGTTATCTTTTCCCCGGCTGCCTGCTGCCCCTGTTTATTTTTGAAGAGCGTTACCGCCTCATGCTGGCGGAGGCACTCAGGACCGACCGCATGTTCTGCATCGGCACCCGCGTGCGCAATGCGGATGACCGCTATGAGATTTTACCAGTCAGCACCGCCGGACTGATCCGGGCCTGCAAAAAGCAGGATGACGGTACCTCTCACGTGATGCTGCAGGGCATACGCCGCATCCGCTTCAATGATTATAAACAGGAGAAGCCCTTTGTCATGGCCAATATCGAGCCTATGCCCACGGTCATCGAGACGGAGACCGGCTACATCAATGAGCTGAAGGACCGCGCCCTGGATTTGCTGCCCGATGCCAATTCCTGCGCCGGAGAGGCGATGCGCAATTTGCGAACTGCCCTGCTGAAGATCGAATGTCCGGACCTCGTCTGCGACATCCTCGCCTACCATTTCATCCGCCGCGCACCCGCGCAGCAGAGCCTTCTCGTCGAGCCCGTATTAGAAAAAAGGTATGATATTCTAATTGCGGAGCTGGAAAAGCTGCAGGCGGAGAGTTAA
- a CDS encoding PDZ domain-containing protein — protein MKPIHAALIAMAGLLALLNSPVHAQERPEAAPPPASQENEPAREKAAPDNRRNTDLTPPSRRLSPPPRDRTRSPRPGAESPTAYIGVMTSALPRDLRSHFGLPEGFGLLVQEVMPDTPASAAGIQANDVLIRFEDQKLVNMEQLQTLVRSKKKDDQVPMTLLSNGKEKQVTVKIDERMMPAMEGDMRRDSGPFPPFFGSQRGSPDIMREWRDSLEKYQRQMQEYEERMRELARDWSRDNGFDSRPMPPSRNGPDRRDGFSFRDNARGREPERPSRQNRENANVTRSDDSGVYSLRQEDGRTVFTAKPKDAGEQKWEVNSEEDRRSLPPLMQEKLRQLEAIRDGEMPLVPDAEKPSTKGEGAI, from the coding sequence ATGAAACCTATCCATGCGGCTTTGATCGCCATGGCGGGACTGCTCGCGCTGCTCAACAGCCCGGTCCATGCCCAGGAACGTCCGGAGGCGGCCCCGCCGCCTGCCAGCCAGGAAAACGAACCCGCTCGGGAGAAAGCGGCTCCCGATAACCGTCGTAACACCGACCTGACGCCGCCATCGCGCCGCCTGTCTCCGCCGCCGAGGGACCGGACGCGCAGCCCGCGCCCAGGTGCCGAAAGCCCCACCGCCTACATCGGCGTGATGACCTCCGCCTTGCCGAGAGATCTGCGGTCGCACTTCGGCCTGCCGGAAGGTTTTGGCCTGCTGGTGCAGGAGGTCATGCCGGATACTCCGGCCAGCGCGGCGGGCATTCAGGCCAATGATGTGCTGATCCGTTTTGAAGACCAGAAGCTGGTGAACATGGAGCAGCTCCAGACGCTGGTACGCAGCAAAAAAAAGGATGACCAGGTCCCCATGACGCTGCTTTCCAACGGCAAGGAAAAGCAAGTGACCGTGAAAATTGACGAGCGGATGATGCCAGCCATGGAAGGAGATATGCGCCGGGACTCGGGGCCTTTTCCACCTTTCTTTGGCAGCCAGCGCGGCTCCCCGGACATCATGAGAGAATGGCGGGATTCTTTGGAAAAATACCAAAGGCAGATGCAGGAATATGAGGAACGGATGCGTGAACTGGCCCGCGACTGGAGCCGCGACAATGGCTTCGACTCCCGGCCCATGCCGCCCTCCAGAAATGGTCCTGACCGCCGTGATGGCTTCAGCTTCCGTGACAATGCGCGGGGCCGTGAACCCGAAAGACCCTCACGGCAGAACCGCGAAAACGCCAACGTCACCCGCAGCGATGACAGTGGCGTTTACAGCCTGCGCCAGGAGGATGGCCGTACCGTTTTCACAGCCAAGCCCAAGGATGCAGGTGAGCAAAAGTGGGAGGTCAACAGCGAGGAAGACCGCCGCTCCCTTCCGCCCCTGATGCAGGAAAAGCTGCGCCAGCTGGAAGCCATCCGGGATGGTGAAATGCCTCTCGTTCCGGACGCAGAAAAGCCATCCACGAAAGGCGAAGGGGCCATTTGA